One genomic window of Cololabis saira isolate AMF1-May2022 chromosome 3, fColSai1.1, whole genome shotgun sequence includes the following:
- the bag6 gene encoding large proline-rich protein BAG6 isoform X4, with protein sequence MDEQTPDIDVTVKTLDSQSRTYTVRAQLTVKEFKEHIAPSVGIPVDKQRLIYQGRVLQDERTLADYNVGGKVIHLVERAPPPPSQPGSGSGGTSADSGPSSSSQGTSQAPPHDRNANSYVMLGTFNLPVNIMDPQQIQMVSGMGENARNARVTTSTGSNGSVNVHIDMDQPVQSEPRLRLVLAENLLRDLGDVIQGMEGRSADPQTSQTSQTSQTPQPDTGSAAAAAAAPPPPSSSSTTSTPSPSAQPMDTSPPPTTPPPPPSSSAPSEGPTPQPGPNHPSPAELAEMLSELRRTEERLQPFIQRAHTILETAATAEYNNNTEREDDQRTLVQMCEGLRLLGNALVALSDLRLNLMSPVPRHLHVVRPFSHYASQVSLPGAMHHHIPVQMNLGATVTVAANSTEGQAPPPQQAGQPEQPGQGQTSPSQSSPANQQAGQGQAGPRVIRISHQAVPVVMMQMNTDGPGGNAAAAGQQMPGQPGALPPDFMRNVMQQISQYAAAVATSAATAVATGQPVPPQPTPPGYSSTPNSSTTTTGPNTPTTTPTAPPPPSHTSPQPQARVVFTRPPFAANMPPPAFGTRGTTINVRAALPGQQPGQAFNPAALNQMISGLVGQLLLPGQMAGQTVTSSSPSTSSSTSTSTSSSFSSSSQSNSSFSFSASGPTPPPPANAASAQNPPESGAGEAPPPEMSSEFGQLLSSLLGGAAGPGAHGGAPSITVTTSGVPAFIQGVTEFMQQASQPIFSAPQAPAGNSPAPPAGTNPAPNSTPNPAAPAGAESLNPELFTGIVRGVLSTMMGSLGQAQNDTESIAQFMQRLSQATNIFISPEEPTGFFGELLMLVCQTFTMSDLVVLLHGQHQPLSRIQPLLTRFFNENYLSGREPTDDNINAAADTLVNELEEYISESFRESSVSVLDGVDITQTNMSFFRYQLTHIATHILRCNDETFGPTLLRMCNRALFECLALNLHCLRGDQRALTAVINHRIRRMSSDISPSLVNWMTSMMTMRLQVILEHIPISQDQIQTYIVHTQGDQSSAAGAAETERAAAAPIGDTLSPAAATTAEEAMSVSQDAAVSSRETRPLPGDLAAAGGAAPVGGDMAAAGAEGGSEESAGESEAWTASVPPEWVPIIRCDMMTQRKMKAQPPLSDAYLHGMPAKRRKTGQGSASLLSLSDAVSQAARTAGVKPITSAEQLQGDLDTQEVKEAYAEQVKTDMKKRVQEDPDFSSQQFPSAHRAFSDS encoded by the exons ATGGACGAACAAACTCCCGACATAGACGTGACGGTGAAGACCCTGGACTCCCAGAGCAGAACCTACACCGTCCGAGCTCAG CTGACAGTGAAAGAGTTCAAGGAGCACATAGCCCCCTCGGTGGGCATTCCCGTGGACAAACAGAGGCTCATCTACCAGGGCCGAGTGCTGCAGGACGAGAGGACGCTGGCAGATTACA ATGTGGGAGGGAAGGTGATCCACCTGGTGGAGCGGgcaccccccccaccctcccagCCCGGCTCGGGTTCAGGGGGCACGTCAGCCGACAGCGGGCCGTCCTCGTCCTCCCAGGGAACGTCACAAGCACCGCCCCACGATCGCAACGCCAACAGCTACGTGATGCTGGGAACGTTCAACCTCCCCGTCAACATCATGGACCCCCAGCAGATACAG ATGGTGTCGGGGATGGGGGAGAACGCCAGGAACGCCCGGGTCACGACCAGCACGGGG AGCAACGGCTCGGTGAACGTGCACATCGACATGGACCAGCCGGTCCAGAGCGAGCCCCGGCTGCGGCTGGTCCTCGCCGAGAATCTGCTCCGAGACCTGGGGGACGTCATCCAGGGAATGGAG GGCCGGTCCGCCGACCCCCAGACCTCCCAGACCTCCCAGACCTCCCAGACCCCCCAGCCGGACAcgggttctgctgctgctgccgccgctGCTCCGCCGCCTccctcgtcctcctccaccacctccaccccgTCTCCCTCTGCACAGCCAATGGACACCTCGCCACCGCCGACGACACCCCCGCCTCCACCCTCCTCCTCTGCCCCGTCTGAGGGACCCACTCCACAACCCGGACCCAA TCACCCCAGTCCGGCCGAGCTGGCGGAGATGCTGTCGGAGCTGCGGAGGACGGAGGAGAGGCTGCAGCCGTTCATCCAGAGAGCTCACACCATCCTGGAGACGGCCGCCACCGCAGAGTACAACAATAACACA GAAAGAGAAGACGACCAGCGGACTCTGGTCCAGATGTGCGAGGGTCTCCGTCTCCTGGGCAACGCTCTGGTGGCCCTCAGCGACCTGCGGCTGAACCTCATGAGCCCGGTGCCGCGCCACCTGCACGTGGTGCGGCCGTTCTCCCACTACGCCAGCCAAGTCTCCCTCCCCGGAGCCATGCACCACCACATCCCAGTGCAA ATGAACCTGGGCGCCACGGTGACTGTGGCGGCCAACAGCACTGAGGGACAGGCGCCGCCCCCCCAGCAGGCCGGCCAGCCGGAGCAGCCAGGTCAGGGACAGACCTCCCCCTCACAGAGTTCCCCGGCCAATCAGCAGGCCGGACAGGGACAGGCCGGCCCCCGGGTCATCAGGATCAGCCACCAGGCAGTCCCGGTGGTCATGATGCAGATGAACACGGACG gaccaGGTGGAAACGCTGCAGCAGCAGGTCAGCAGATGCCCGGACAGCCAG GTGCCCTCCCCCCCGACTTCATGCGGAACGTCATGCAGCAGATCAGCCAGTACGCAGCGGCTGTGGCCACCAGCGCCGCCACTGCCGTGGCAACGGGGCAGCCGGTCCCGCCCCAGCCCACCCCCCCCGGCTACAGCTCCACCCCcaactcctccaccaccaccacggGTCCCAacacccccaccaccacccccaCGGCCCCCCCTCCGCCCTCCCACACCAGCCCTCAGCCGCAGGCCCGGGTGGTGTTCACCCGACCGCCGTTCGCCGCCAACATGCCGCCCCCGGCGTTCGGGACCCGGGGGACGACCATCAACGTGAGGGCGGCCCTGCCGGGCCAGCAGCCGGGGCAG GCGTTCAACCCCGCCGCTCTCAACCAGATGATCAGCGGCCTGGTGGgacagctgctgctgccgggGCAGATGG CAGGCCAAACGGTGACGTCGTCCTCCCCGTCCACGTCCtcgtccacctccacctccacctcttcgtccttctcctcctcctctcagagCAATTCCTCCTTTTCCTTCTCCGCCTCGGGTCCAACTCCACCTCCCCCTGCAAACGCCGCGTCGGCCCAGAACCCGCCTGAGAGCGGCGCCGgcgaggccccgcccccggaGATGAGTTCAGAGTTCGGCCAGCTGCTGAGCTCGCTGCTCGGGGGGGCCGCCGGGCCCGGGGCCCACGGGGGGGCGCCCTCCATCACCGTCACCACGTCCGGCGTCCCGGCCTTCATCCAGGGAGTCACCGAGTTCATGCAGCAG GCCTCCCAGCCCATCTTCTCTGCGCCTCAAGCTCCAGCCGGGAACAGCCCAGCTCCGCCTGCAGGGACCAACCCCGCCCCCAACTCCACCCCCAACCCCGCGGCGCCGGCGGGGGCCGAGTCCCTGAACCCGGAGCTGTTCACGGGCATCGTCCGAGGCGTCCTCAGCACCATGATGGGCTCCCTGGGTCAGGCCCAGAACGACACGGAGAGCATCGCCCAGTTCATGCAGAGGCTGTCGCAGGCCACCAACATCTTCATCAGCCCCGAGGAGCCCACAG GCTTCTTCGGGgagctgctgatgctggtgTGCCAGACCTTCACCATGTCGGACCTGGTGGTGCTGCTCCACGGCCAGCACCAGCCGCTGAGCCGCATCCAGCCGCTGCTGACCCGGTTCTTCAACGAGAACTACCTCAGCGGCAGGGAGCCCACCGACGACAACATCAAC GCTGCTGCCGACACCCTGGTCAACGAGCTGGAGGAATACATCAGCGAGAGCTTC AGAGAGTCGTCGGTGTCGGTGCTGGACGGCGTGGACATCACCCAGACCAACATGTCCTTCTTCAGATACCAGCTCACGCACATCGCCACGCACATTCTGCGCTGCAACG ACGAGACGTTCGGCCCCACGTTGTTGAGGATGTGTAACCGGGCCTTGTTCGAGTGTCTGGCTCTGAATCTGCACTGTCTGAGAGGAGACCAGAGAGCTCTGACCGCCGTCATCAACCACCGAATA CGGAGGATGTCCAGCGACATCAGCCCCAGCCTGGTGAACTGGATGACCAGCATGATGACCATGAGGCTGCAGGTGATCCTGGAGCACATCCCCATCtcccaggaccagatccagacctacATCGTTCACACGCAG GGGGATCAGTCTTCAGCAGCCGGAGCAGCAGAGACGGAGCGAGCAGCCGCCGCCCCG ATCGGGGACACGCTCTCGCCGGCCGCAGCCACCACCGCCGAGGAGGCCATGTCCGTGTCCCAGGACGCGGCCGTGTCGTCGCGGGAGACCAGGCCGTTGCCGGGAGACCTGGCGGCCGCGGGCGGAGCCGCGCCGGTGGGAGGAGACATGGCGGCGGCCGGAGCCGAGGGAGGAAGTGAGGAGTCTGCCGGGGAGTCGGAGGCCTGGACGGCGTCTGTTCCCCCG GAGTGGGTCCCCATCATCCGCTGTGACATGATGACCCAGAGGAAGATGAAGGCTCAGCCGCCGCTGTCCGACGCCTACCTGCACGGCATGCCGGCCAAGCGCCGGAAG acggGCCAGGGCAGCGCCAGCCTCCTGTCCCTCTCCGACGCGGTGAGTCAGGCGGCCCGGACGGCGGGCGTGAAGCCCATCACCTCGGCCGAGCAGCTGCAGGGCGACCTGGACACccaggaggtgaaggaggcgTACGCCGAGCAG
- the bag6 gene encoding large proline-rich protein BAG6 isoform X2 — MDEQTPDIDVTVKTLDSQSRTYTVRAQLTVKEFKEHIAPSVGIPVDKQRLIYQGRVLQDERTLADYNVGGKVIHLVERAPPPPSQPGSGSGGTSADSGPSSSSQGTSQAPPHDRNANSYVMLGTFNLPVNIMDPQQIQMSVQQMVSGMGENARNARVTTSTGSNGSVNVHIDMDQPVQSEPRLRLVLAENLLRDLGDVIQGMEGRSADPQTSQTSQTSQTPQPDTGSAAAAAAAPPPPSSSSTTSTPSPSAQPMDTSPPPTTPPPPPSSSAPSEGPTPQPGPNHPSPAELAEMLSELRRTEERLQPFIQRAHTILETAATAEYNNNTEREDDQRTLVQMCEGLRLLGNALVALSDLRLNLMSPVPRHLHVVRPFSHYASQVSLPGAMHHHIPVQMNLGATVTVAANSTEGQAPPPQQAGQPEQPGQGQTSPSQSSPANQQAGQGQAGPRVIRISHQAVPVVMMQMNTDGPGGNAAAAGQQMPGQPGALPPDFMRNVMQQISQYAAAVATSAATAVATGQPVPPQPTPPGYSSTPNSSTTTTGPNTPTTTPTAPPPPSHTSPQPQARVVFTRPPFAANMPPPAFGTRGTTINVRAALPGQQPGQAFNPAALNQMISGLVGQLLLPGQMGQTVTSSSPSTSSSTSTSTSSSFSSSSQSNSSFSFSASGPTPPPPANAASAQNPPESGAGEAPPPEMSSEFGQLLSSLLGGAAGPGAHGGAPSITVTTSGVPAFIQGVTEFMQQASQPIFSAPQAPAGNSPAPPAGTNPAPNSTPNPAAPAGAESLNPELFTGIVRGVLSTMMGSLGQAQNDTESIAQFMQRLSQATNIFISPEEPTGFFGELLMLVCQTFTMSDLVVLLHGQHQPLSRIQPLLTRFFNENYLSGREPTDDNINAAADTLVNELEEYISESFRESSVSVLDGVDITQTNMSFFRYQLTHIATHILRCNDETFGPTLLRMCNRALFECLALNLHCLRGDQRALTAVINHRIRRMSSDISPSLVNWMTSMMTMRLQVILEHIPISQDQIQTYIVHTQGDQSSAAGAAETERAAAAPIGDTLSPAAATTAEEAMSVSQDAAVSSRETRPLPGDLAAAGGAAPVGGDMAAAGAEGGSEESAGESEAWTASVPPEWVPIIRCDMMTQRKMKAQPPLSDAYLHGMPAKRRKTGQGSASLLSLSDAVSQAARTAGVKPITSAEQLQGDLDTQEVKEAYAEQVKTDMKKRVQEDPDFSSQQFPSAHRAFSDS; from the exons ATGGACGAACAAACTCCCGACATAGACGTGACGGTGAAGACCCTGGACTCCCAGAGCAGAACCTACACCGTCCGAGCTCAG CTGACAGTGAAAGAGTTCAAGGAGCACATAGCCCCCTCGGTGGGCATTCCCGTGGACAAACAGAGGCTCATCTACCAGGGCCGAGTGCTGCAGGACGAGAGGACGCTGGCAGATTACA ATGTGGGAGGGAAGGTGATCCACCTGGTGGAGCGGgcaccccccccaccctcccagCCCGGCTCGGGTTCAGGGGGCACGTCAGCCGACAGCGGGCCGTCCTCGTCCTCCCAGGGAACGTCACAAGCACCGCCCCACGATCGCAACGCCAACAGCTACGTGATGCTGGGAACGTTCAACCTCCCCGTCAACATCATGGACCCCCAGCAGATACAG ATGTCCGTCCAGCAGATGGTGTCGGGGATGGGGGAGAACGCCAGGAACGCCCGGGTCACGACCAGCACGGGG AGCAACGGCTCGGTGAACGTGCACATCGACATGGACCAGCCGGTCCAGAGCGAGCCCCGGCTGCGGCTGGTCCTCGCCGAGAATCTGCTCCGAGACCTGGGGGACGTCATCCAGGGAATGGAG GGCCGGTCCGCCGACCCCCAGACCTCCCAGACCTCCCAGACCTCCCAGACCCCCCAGCCGGACAcgggttctgctgctgctgccgccgctGCTCCGCCGCCTccctcgtcctcctccaccacctccaccccgTCTCCCTCTGCACAGCCAATGGACACCTCGCCACCGCCGACGACACCCCCGCCTCCACCCTCCTCCTCTGCCCCGTCTGAGGGACCCACTCCACAACCCGGACCCAA TCACCCCAGTCCGGCCGAGCTGGCGGAGATGCTGTCGGAGCTGCGGAGGACGGAGGAGAGGCTGCAGCCGTTCATCCAGAGAGCTCACACCATCCTGGAGACGGCCGCCACCGCAGAGTACAACAATAACACA GAAAGAGAAGACGACCAGCGGACTCTGGTCCAGATGTGCGAGGGTCTCCGTCTCCTGGGCAACGCTCTGGTGGCCCTCAGCGACCTGCGGCTGAACCTCATGAGCCCGGTGCCGCGCCACCTGCACGTGGTGCGGCCGTTCTCCCACTACGCCAGCCAAGTCTCCCTCCCCGGAGCCATGCACCACCACATCCCAGTGCAA ATGAACCTGGGCGCCACGGTGACTGTGGCGGCCAACAGCACTGAGGGACAGGCGCCGCCCCCCCAGCAGGCCGGCCAGCCGGAGCAGCCAGGTCAGGGACAGACCTCCCCCTCACAGAGTTCCCCGGCCAATCAGCAGGCCGGACAGGGACAGGCCGGCCCCCGGGTCATCAGGATCAGCCACCAGGCAGTCCCGGTGGTCATGATGCAGATGAACACGGACG gaccaGGTGGAAACGCTGCAGCAGCAGGTCAGCAGATGCCCGGACAGCCAG GTGCCCTCCCCCCCGACTTCATGCGGAACGTCATGCAGCAGATCAGCCAGTACGCAGCGGCTGTGGCCACCAGCGCCGCCACTGCCGTGGCAACGGGGCAGCCGGTCCCGCCCCAGCCCACCCCCCCCGGCTACAGCTCCACCCCcaactcctccaccaccaccacggGTCCCAacacccccaccaccacccccaCGGCCCCCCCTCCGCCCTCCCACACCAGCCCTCAGCCGCAGGCCCGGGTGGTGTTCACCCGACCGCCGTTCGCCGCCAACATGCCGCCCCCGGCGTTCGGGACCCGGGGGACGACCATCAACGTGAGGGCGGCCCTGCCGGGCCAGCAGCCGGGGCAG GCGTTCAACCCCGCCGCTCTCAACCAGATGATCAGCGGCCTGGTGGgacagctgctgctgccgggGCAGATGG GCCAAACGGTGACGTCGTCCTCCCCGTCCACGTCCtcgtccacctccacctccacctcttcgtccttctcctcctcctctcagagCAATTCCTCCTTTTCCTTCTCCGCCTCGGGTCCAACTCCACCTCCCCCTGCAAACGCCGCGTCGGCCCAGAACCCGCCTGAGAGCGGCGCCGgcgaggccccgcccccggaGATGAGTTCAGAGTTCGGCCAGCTGCTGAGCTCGCTGCTCGGGGGGGCCGCCGGGCCCGGGGCCCACGGGGGGGCGCCCTCCATCACCGTCACCACGTCCGGCGTCCCGGCCTTCATCCAGGGAGTCACCGAGTTCATGCAGCAG GCCTCCCAGCCCATCTTCTCTGCGCCTCAAGCTCCAGCCGGGAACAGCCCAGCTCCGCCTGCAGGGACCAACCCCGCCCCCAACTCCACCCCCAACCCCGCGGCGCCGGCGGGGGCCGAGTCCCTGAACCCGGAGCTGTTCACGGGCATCGTCCGAGGCGTCCTCAGCACCATGATGGGCTCCCTGGGTCAGGCCCAGAACGACACGGAGAGCATCGCCCAGTTCATGCAGAGGCTGTCGCAGGCCACCAACATCTTCATCAGCCCCGAGGAGCCCACAG GCTTCTTCGGGgagctgctgatgctggtgTGCCAGACCTTCACCATGTCGGACCTGGTGGTGCTGCTCCACGGCCAGCACCAGCCGCTGAGCCGCATCCAGCCGCTGCTGACCCGGTTCTTCAACGAGAACTACCTCAGCGGCAGGGAGCCCACCGACGACAACATCAAC GCTGCTGCCGACACCCTGGTCAACGAGCTGGAGGAATACATCAGCGAGAGCTTC AGAGAGTCGTCGGTGTCGGTGCTGGACGGCGTGGACATCACCCAGACCAACATGTCCTTCTTCAGATACCAGCTCACGCACATCGCCACGCACATTCTGCGCTGCAACG ACGAGACGTTCGGCCCCACGTTGTTGAGGATGTGTAACCGGGCCTTGTTCGAGTGTCTGGCTCTGAATCTGCACTGTCTGAGAGGAGACCAGAGAGCTCTGACCGCCGTCATCAACCACCGAATA CGGAGGATGTCCAGCGACATCAGCCCCAGCCTGGTGAACTGGATGACCAGCATGATGACCATGAGGCTGCAGGTGATCCTGGAGCACATCCCCATCtcccaggaccagatccagacctacATCGTTCACACGCAG GGGGATCAGTCTTCAGCAGCCGGAGCAGCAGAGACGGAGCGAGCAGCCGCCGCCCCG ATCGGGGACACGCTCTCGCCGGCCGCAGCCACCACCGCCGAGGAGGCCATGTCCGTGTCCCAGGACGCGGCCGTGTCGTCGCGGGAGACCAGGCCGTTGCCGGGAGACCTGGCGGCCGCGGGCGGAGCCGCGCCGGTGGGAGGAGACATGGCGGCGGCCGGAGCCGAGGGAGGAAGTGAGGAGTCTGCCGGGGAGTCGGAGGCCTGGACGGCGTCTGTTCCCCCG GAGTGGGTCCCCATCATCCGCTGTGACATGATGACCCAGAGGAAGATGAAGGCTCAGCCGCCGCTGTCCGACGCCTACCTGCACGGCATGCCGGCCAAGCGCCGGAAG acggGCCAGGGCAGCGCCAGCCTCCTGTCCCTCTCCGACGCGGTGAGTCAGGCGGCCCGGACGGCGGGCGTGAAGCCCATCACCTCGGCCGAGCAGCTGCAGGGCGACCTGGACACccaggaggtgaaggaggcgTACGCCGAGCAG
- the bag6 gene encoding large proline-rich protein BAG6 isoform X1 translates to MDEQTPDIDVTVKTLDSQSRTYTVRAQLTVKEFKEHIAPSVGIPVDKQRLIYQGRVLQDERTLADYNVGGKVIHLVERAPPPPSQPGSGSGGTSADSGPSSSSQGTSQAPPHDRNANSYVMLGTFNLPVNIMDPQQIQMSVQQMVSGMGENARNARVTTSTGSNGSVNVHIDMDQPVQSEPRLRLVLAENLLRDLGDVIQGMEGRSADPQTSQTSQTSQTPQPDTGSAAAAAAAPPPPSSSSTTSTPSPSAQPMDTSPPPTTPPPPPSSSAPSEGPTPQPGPNHPSPAELAEMLSELRRTEERLQPFIQRAHTILETAATAEYNNNTEREDDQRTLVQMCEGLRLLGNALVALSDLRLNLMSPVPRHLHVVRPFSHYASQVSLPGAMHHHIPVQMNLGATVTVAANSTEGQAPPPQQAGQPEQPGQGQTSPSQSSPANQQAGQGQAGPRVIRISHQAVPVVMMQMNTDGPGGNAAAAGQQMPGQPGALPPDFMRNVMQQISQYAAAVATSAATAVATGQPVPPQPTPPGYSSTPNSSTTTTGPNTPTTTPTAPPPPSHTSPQPQARVVFTRPPFAANMPPPAFGTRGTTINVRAALPGQQPGQAFNPAALNQMISGLVGQLLLPGQMAGQTVTSSSPSTSSSTSTSTSSSFSSSSQSNSSFSFSASGPTPPPPANAASAQNPPESGAGEAPPPEMSSEFGQLLSSLLGGAAGPGAHGGAPSITVTTSGVPAFIQGVTEFMQQASQPIFSAPQAPAGNSPAPPAGTNPAPNSTPNPAAPAGAESLNPELFTGIVRGVLSTMMGSLGQAQNDTESIAQFMQRLSQATNIFISPEEPTGFFGELLMLVCQTFTMSDLVVLLHGQHQPLSRIQPLLTRFFNENYLSGREPTDDNINAAADTLVNELEEYISESFRESSVSVLDGVDITQTNMSFFRYQLTHIATHILRCNDETFGPTLLRMCNRALFECLALNLHCLRGDQRALTAVINHRIRRMSSDISPSLVNWMTSMMTMRLQVILEHIPISQDQIQTYIVHTQGDQSSAAGAAETERAAAAPIGDTLSPAAATTAEEAMSVSQDAAVSSRETRPLPGDLAAAGGAAPVGGDMAAAGAEGGSEESAGESEAWTASVPPEWVPIIRCDMMTQRKMKAQPPLSDAYLHGMPAKRRKTGQGSASLLSLSDAVSQAARTAGVKPITSAEQLQGDLDTQEVKEAYAEQVKTDMKKRVQEDPDFSSQQFPSAHRAFSDS, encoded by the exons ATGGACGAACAAACTCCCGACATAGACGTGACGGTGAAGACCCTGGACTCCCAGAGCAGAACCTACACCGTCCGAGCTCAG CTGACAGTGAAAGAGTTCAAGGAGCACATAGCCCCCTCGGTGGGCATTCCCGTGGACAAACAGAGGCTCATCTACCAGGGCCGAGTGCTGCAGGACGAGAGGACGCTGGCAGATTACA ATGTGGGAGGGAAGGTGATCCACCTGGTGGAGCGGgcaccccccccaccctcccagCCCGGCTCGGGTTCAGGGGGCACGTCAGCCGACAGCGGGCCGTCCTCGTCCTCCCAGGGAACGTCACAAGCACCGCCCCACGATCGCAACGCCAACAGCTACGTGATGCTGGGAACGTTCAACCTCCCCGTCAACATCATGGACCCCCAGCAGATACAG ATGTCCGTCCAGCAGATGGTGTCGGGGATGGGGGAGAACGCCAGGAACGCCCGGGTCACGACCAGCACGGGG AGCAACGGCTCGGTGAACGTGCACATCGACATGGACCAGCCGGTCCAGAGCGAGCCCCGGCTGCGGCTGGTCCTCGCCGAGAATCTGCTCCGAGACCTGGGGGACGTCATCCAGGGAATGGAG GGCCGGTCCGCCGACCCCCAGACCTCCCAGACCTCCCAGACCTCCCAGACCCCCCAGCCGGACAcgggttctgctgctgctgccgccgctGCTCCGCCGCCTccctcgtcctcctccaccacctccaccccgTCTCCCTCTGCACAGCCAATGGACACCTCGCCACCGCCGACGACACCCCCGCCTCCACCCTCCTCCTCTGCCCCGTCTGAGGGACCCACTCCACAACCCGGACCCAA TCACCCCAGTCCGGCCGAGCTGGCGGAGATGCTGTCGGAGCTGCGGAGGACGGAGGAGAGGCTGCAGCCGTTCATCCAGAGAGCTCACACCATCCTGGAGACGGCCGCCACCGCAGAGTACAACAATAACACA GAAAGAGAAGACGACCAGCGGACTCTGGTCCAGATGTGCGAGGGTCTCCGTCTCCTGGGCAACGCTCTGGTGGCCCTCAGCGACCTGCGGCTGAACCTCATGAGCCCGGTGCCGCGCCACCTGCACGTGGTGCGGCCGTTCTCCCACTACGCCAGCCAAGTCTCCCTCCCCGGAGCCATGCACCACCACATCCCAGTGCAA ATGAACCTGGGCGCCACGGTGACTGTGGCGGCCAACAGCACTGAGGGACAGGCGCCGCCCCCCCAGCAGGCCGGCCAGCCGGAGCAGCCAGGTCAGGGACAGACCTCCCCCTCACAGAGTTCCCCGGCCAATCAGCAGGCCGGACAGGGACAGGCCGGCCCCCGGGTCATCAGGATCAGCCACCAGGCAGTCCCGGTGGTCATGATGCAGATGAACACGGACG gaccaGGTGGAAACGCTGCAGCAGCAGGTCAGCAGATGCCCGGACAGCCAG GTGCCCTCCCCCCCGACTTCATGCGGAACGTCATGCAGCAGATCAGCCAGTACGCAGCGGCTGTGGCCACCAGCGCCGCCACTGCCGTGGCAACGGGGCAGCCGGTCCCGCCCCAGCCCACCCCCCCCGGCTACAGCTCCACCCCcaactcctccaccaccaccacggGTCCCAacacccccaccaccacccccaCGGCCCCCCCTCCGCCCTCCCACACCAGCCCTCAGCCGCAGGCCCGGGTGGTGTTCACCCGACCGCCGTTCGCCGCCAACATGCCGCCCCCGGCGTTCGGGACCCGGGGGACGACCATCAACGTGAGGGCGGCCCTGCCGGGCCAGCAGCCGGGGCAG GCGTTCAACCCCGCCGCTCTCAACCAGATGATCAGCGGCCTGGTGGgacagctgctgctgccgggGCAGATGG CAGGCCAAACGGTGACGTCGTCCTCCCCGTCCACGTCCtcgtccacctccacctccacctcttcgtccttctcctcctcctctcagagCAATTCCTCCTTTTCCTTCTCCGCCTCGGGTCCAACTCCACCTCCCCCTGCAAACGCCGCGTCGGCCCAGAACCCGCCTGAGAGCGGCGCCGgcgaggccccgcccccggaGATGAGTTCAGAGTTCGGCCAGCTGCTGAGCTCGCTGCTCGGGGGGGCCGCCGGGCCCGGGGCCCACGGGGGGGCGCCCTCCATCACCGTCACCACGTCCGGCGTCCCGGCCTTCATCCAGGGAGTCACCGAGTTCATGCAGCAG GCCTCCCAGCCCATCTTCTCTGCGCCTCAAGCTCCAGCCGGGAACAGCCCAGCTCCGCCTGCAGGGACCAACCCCGCCCCCAACTCCACCCCCAACCCCGCGGCGCCGGCGGGGGCCGAGTCCCTGAACCCGGAGCTGTTCACGGGCATCGTCCGAGGCGTCCTCAGCACCATGATGGGCTCCCTGGGTCAGGCCCAGAACGACACGGAGAGCATCGCCCAGTTCATGCAGAGGCTGTCGCAGGCCACCAACATCTTCATCAGCCCCGAGGAGCCCACAG GCTTCTTCGGGgagctgctgatgctggtgTGCCAGACCTTCACCATGTCGGACCTGGTGGTGCTGCTCCACGGCCAGCACCAGCCGCTGAGCCGCATCCAGCCGCTGCTGACCCGGTTCTTCAACGAGAACTACCTCAGCGGCAGGGAGCCCACCGACGACAACATCAAC GCTGCTGCCGACACCCTGGTCAACGAGCTGGAGGAATACATCAGCGAGAGCTTC AGAGAGTCGTCGGTGTCGGTGCTGGACGGCGTGGACATCACCCAGACCAACATGTCCTTCTTCAGATACCAGCTCACGCACATCGCCACGCACATTCTGCGCTGCAACG ACGAGACGTTCGGCCCCACGTTGTTGAGGATGTGTAACCGGGCCTTGTTCGAGTGTCTGGCTCTGAATCTGCACTGTCTGAGAGGAGACCAGAGAGCTCTGACCGCCGTCATCAACCACCGAATA CGGAGGATGTCCAGCGACATCAGCCCCAGCCTGGTGAACTGGATGACCAGCATGATGACCATGAGGCTGCAGGTGATCCTGGAGCACATCCCCATCtcccaggaccagatccagacctacATCGTTCACACGCAG GGGGATCAGTCTTCAGCAGCCGGAGCAGCAGAGACGGAGCGAGCAGCCGCCGCCCCG ATCGGGGACACGCTCTCGCCGGCCGCAGCCACCACCGCCGAGGAGGCCATGTCCGTGTCCCAGGACGCGGCCGTGTCGTCGCGGGAGACCAGGCCGTTGCCGGGAGACCTGGCGGCCGCGGGCGGAGCCGCGCCGGTGGGAGGAGACATGGCGGCGGCCGGAGCCGAGGGAGGAAGTGAGGAGTCTGCCGGGGAGTCGGAGGCCTGGACGGCGTCTGTTCCCCCG GAGTGGGTCCCCATCATCCGCTGTGACATGATGACCCAGAGGAAGATGAAGGCTCAGCCGCCGCTGTCCGACGCCTACCTGCACGGCATGCCGGCCAAGCGCCGGAAG acggGCCAGGGCAGCGCCAGCCTCCTGTCCCTCTCCGACGCGGTGAGTCAGGCGGCCCGGACGGCGGGCGTGAAGCCCATCACCTCGGCCGAGCAGCTGCAGGGCGACCTGGACACccaggaggtgaaggaggcgTACGCCGAGCAG